A genomic region of Pseudomonas sp. RSB 5.4 contains the following coding sequences:
- a CDS encoding Gfo/Idh/MocA family oxidoreductase: MQPIRLGLVGYGKIAQDQHVPAINANPGFHLVAVATQGKPCVGVENFHSLSELLEHGPEVDAIAFCTPPQGRFALVQQALAAGKHVLVEKPPCATLGEALALVSQAQQQGVSALFAWHSRYAPGIEAARDWLAGRTLQSVQIDWKEDVRKWHPGQTWIWQPGGLGVFDPGINALSIVTRLLAQPLFVEAAELRVPDNCQSPIAASIKMSDANRLDVQAEFDFDHGHDELWSIEMRCAEGLLRLDNGGALLSIDGVRQAVSEEGEYTAVYRHFQQLIGDRASDVDLQPLRLVADSFFVGSRVAVEPFYDPAR; encoded by the coding sequence ATGCAACCGATCCGTCTCGGTCTGGTGGGCTACGGCAAGATTGCCCAGGATCAACATGTGCCGGCGATCAACGCCAATCCCGGGTTTCACCTGGTGGCGGTCGCCACGCAAGGTAAACCCTGTGTCGGGGTGGAGAACTTTCACTCGTTGAGCGAGTTGCTGGAACACGGCCCCGAGGTGGATGCGATTGCGTTTTGTACGCCGCCGCAAGGTCGGTTCGCACTGGTGCAGCAGGCGCTGGCCGCCGGCAAACATGTGTTGGTGGAAAAACCGCCGTGCGCCACTCTGGGCGAGGCGCTGGCCCTGGTCAGTCAGGCGCAGCAACAGGGTGTCAGTGCGTTGTTCGCTTGGCATTCGCGCTACGCCCCCGGCATTGAAGCCGCCCGCGACTGGCTCGCCGGCCGCACGTTGCAAAGCGTGCAGATCGACTGGAAGGAAGACGTGCGCAAGTGGCATCCCGGTCAGACGTGGATCTGGCAACCCGGTGGTCTGGGCGTTTTCGATCCGGGCATCAATGCCTTGTCGATTGTCACCCGTTTGCTGGCGCAGCCATTGTTTGTCGAAGCCGCCGAACTGCGCGTACCGGACAACTGCCAGTCGCCGATTGCCGCGTCGATCAAGATGTCCGACGCGAACCGGCTCGACGTGCAGGCGGAGTTCGATTTCGACCACGGTCACGACGAACTCTGGAGCATCGAGATGCGCTGCGCCGAAGGGCTGCTGCGCCTGGACAACGGCGGGGCGCTGCTGAGCATCGACGGCGTGCGCCAGGCGGTGTCGGAAGAGGGCGAGTACACGGCGGTGTATCGACACTTTCAGCAACTGATTGGCGATCGTGCCAGCGACGTCGATCTGCAGCCGCTGCGGCTGGTGGCTGACAGTTTCTTCGTCGGCAGCCGAGTGGCAGTCGAGCCGTTTTATGACCCGGCACGTTGA
- a CDS encoding DUF6124 family protein: MPEPKPNPPATDSVSPYESLNSRKLHEAAERALDHYLAPAQIMATPYTPSSMFLVNPQTDTESLLANACESLASATVMLGDFAGTLEGPSRNTVLGIAQVVMLGELAVNQALDNVVPKE; this comes from the coding sequence ATGCCCGAACCCAAGCCCAATCCGCCGGCCACAGACTCGGTATCACCCTACGAATCCCTCAACTCCAGAAAACTCCACGAAGCCGCCGAACGCGCCCTCGACCATTACCTCGCACCCGCGCAAATCATGGCAACGCCATACACCCCCAGCAGCATGTTCCTCGTCAATCCACAAACCGACACCGAATCCCTGCTGGCCAACGCTTGCGAATCTCTGGCGTCGGCCACGGTCATGCTCGGCGATTTCGCCGGGACGCTGGAGGGGCCGAGTCGTAATACGGTGTTGGGCATTGCGCAGGTAGTGATGCTGGGGGAGTTGGCGGTGAATCAGGCGCTGGATAATGTTGTGCCCAAGGAATAG
- a CDS encoding methionine ABC transporter ATP-binding protein → MIVVEQVSKTYPSAPTPALDQVSLSIPDGAIYGILGRSGAGKSTLLRCLNLLERPDSGRILIDGVDLLTLSASDLRRQRQRIGMIFQGFNLLHSRTVFDNIAVPLEIANVGKPWRHVRVRELLELVGLTEKAQAFPSQLSGGQKQRVGIARALAAEPAYLLSDEATSALDPETTASILDLLRDINRQLGVTIVLITHELEVVKSICDHAACMADGRLVESGPVPRLLADPQSSLGTSLRPTCGLPLGHDIPGLSFLKQYGVRAAQP, encoded by the coding sequence ATGATCGTCGTCGAGCAGGTCAGCAAGACCTACCCGTCGGCGCCGACGCCGGCACTGGATCAGGTGTCGCTGAGCATTCCCGATGGTGCGATCTACGGCATCCTCGGGCGCAGCGGGGCGGGCAAGTCGACCCTGTTGCGCTGTCTCAATCTGCTCGAACGCCCGGACAGCGGGCGGATCCTGATCGACGGCGTGGACCTGCTGACGCTGTCTGCCAGCGACCTGCGCCGCCAGCGTCAGCGCATCGGCATGATCTTCCAGGGCTTCAATCTGCTGCACTCGCGCACCGTGTTCGACAACATCGCCGTGCCGCTGGAAATCGCCAACGTCGGTAAACCGTGGCGCCATGTGCGGGTGCGCGAGCTGCTGGAACTGGTCGGCTTGACTGAGAAGGCGCAAGCCTTTCCCTCGCAGTTGTCCGGTGGGCAAAAACAACGGGTGGGGATTGCCCGCGCCCTGGCCGCCGAGCCGGCGTATTTGCTGTCGGACGAAGCCACCAGCGCGCTCGATCCGGAAACCACCGCGTCGATTCTCGACCTGCTGCGCGATATCAATCGGCAACTGGGCGTGACCATCGTGCTGATCACCCATGAGCTGGAGGTGGTCAAGTCGATCTGCGATCACGCGGCGTGCATGGCTGACGGGCGTCTGGTCGAGTCCGGGCCGGTGCCGCGATTGCTCGCCGATCCGCAATCGAGTCTCGGCACTTCGTTGCGTCCCACCTGCGGCCTGCCGCTGGGCCACGACATTCCCGGTCTCAGCTTCCTCAAGCAATACGGCGTACGGGCGGCGCAGCCATGA
- a CDS encoding sugar ABC transporter ATP-binding protein codes for MSVVVARAPLIQVRELSKTFGSNRALDRVSLQIHPAEVVALLGANGAGKSTLVKILAGSQRGDGGEIYVDGQPRQFSSPLSARRVGIVAVHQQINEGIAPGLSVAENLLLDELCKPDADFWLNRKRLLERAASIAAGLGLVLPLEQPIEHLGQAERQLVVLARAFALQPRLLILDEPTAALSDAEAQRLFDLIDILRSRGVAIVYISHRLSDLQRVANRAIVLRDGRLAGEFSARQLPEAVQAMLGQALDGHVYTPGSVGRKVLGVRGLQILPRSRRFDFDLHQGEVVVLTGLLGAGKSEIAEVLFGLRKAVAGSLQLDGVEWLPGSPRAAIRSGVFLAAEDRASQSLVPDFSLRRTLTLPFLERFTRAGFIRNRAEAAAVEAQVAALGIKTAGIEVPMSALSGGNQQKVVLGRWLLGEGRVLILDEPFQGVDVRARREIGQLLRDSAGGRATLVICADVDEALEIADRILLVRDHAVVAEYPRAGLEHATLVAALAGSDGSENPFHATPRSRASA; via the coding sequence ATGAGTGTCGTCGTGGCCCGCGCGCCGCTGATTCAGGTGCGCGAACTAAGCAAAACTTTTGGCTCGAACCGCGCACTGGATCGCGTCAGCCTGCAGATTCATCCCGCCGAAGTGGTGGCGTTGCTCGGTGCCAACGGTGCCGGCAAATCGACGCTGGTGAAGATACTCGCCGGCAGCCAGCGCGGCGATGGCGGCGAGATTTATGTCGACGGCCAGCCCCGGCAATTCAGCTCGCCGCTGTCGGCACGTCGGGTCGGGATTGTCGCGGTGCATCAGCAGATCAACGAGGGCATTGCGCCCGGTTTGAGCGTGGCGGAAAACCTGTTGCTCGATGAGTTGTGCAAGCCTGACGCGGACTTCTGGCTCAATCGCAAACGCTTGCTCGAACGCGCCGCGAGTATCGCGGCCGGGCTGGGTCTGGTGTTGCCGCTGGAGCAGCCGATTGAACACCTGGGTCAGGCCGAACGGCAATTGGTGGTGCTGGCGCGGGCCTTTGCCTTGCAGCCGCGTCTGCTGATTCTCGATGAACCGACGGCGGCGTTGTCGGATGCCGAGGCGCAGCGTCTGTTTGATCTGATCGATATCTTGCGCAGCCGTGGCGTGGCGATTGTTTACATCTCTCATCGCTTGTCCGATCTGCAACGGGTGGCGAATCGCGCCATTGTCTTGCGCGATGGGCGACTGGCCGGAGAATTCAGCGCGCGGCAGTTGCCCGAAGCGGTGCAGGCGATGCTCGGGCAGGCGCTGGACGGGCATGTCTACACGCCCGGCAGCGTGGGCCGAAAAGTCCTTGGTGTGCGCGGTTTGCAGATTTTGCCGCGCTCCAGGCGTTTCGATTTCGACCTGCACCAAGGCGAAGTGGTGGTGCTGACCGGGCTGCTCGGCGCCGGCAAAAGCGAGATCGCCGAAGTGCTGTTCGGCTTGCGCAAAGCCGTGGCCGGTAGCCTGCAACTCGATGGCGTGGAATGGCTGCCGGGTTCGCCAAGGGCGGCGATTCGCAGCGGTGTGTTTCTCGCAGCGGAGGATCGCGCCAGTCAGTCGCTGGTGCCGGATTTCTCCCTGCGCCGTACCCTGACGCTGCCGTTTCTGGAGCGCTTCACCCGTGCCGGTTTCATTCGCAACCGCGCCGAAGCCGCAGCGGTCGAGGCGCAAGTCGCGGCGCTGGGGATCAAGACCGCCGGCATCGAGGTGCCGATGAGCGCGCTGTCCGGCGGCAATCAACAGAAGGTCGTGCTTGGCCGCTGGCTGCTCGGAGAAGGGCGGGTGTTGATCCTCGACGAGCCGTTTCAGGGCGTCGACGTGCGCGCCCGCCGCGAGATCGGCCAACTGCTGCGCGACAGTGCCGGCGGCCGCGCGACCCTGGTGATTTGCGCCGATGTCGACGAAGCCCTGGAAATCGCCGACCGGATTCTGTTGGTGCGCGATCACGCGGTGGTCGCCGAATACCCGCGCGCCGGCCTTGAACACGCGACCCTGGTCGCCGCGCTGGCCGGCAGCGACGGTAGCGAAAATCCCTTTCACGCCACGCCAAGGAGCAGAGCGAGTGCCTGA
- a CDS encoding sulfite oxidase-like oxidoreductase, whose product MHNKAMRLRNSRAPKADPALGQRLPPGQVLTERFPILHEGTVPEYELATWSLRLFGKVGRVVELSFADLQRLPQRELQCDIHCVTRWSKFDTQWSGVHLQDLLSEFGIQPASRFVMAHADHDYQTNLLLDDLLHPDSLLATHYAGQPLTAQHGWPLRLVVAGRYFWKSAKWLRGLEFVDEEQPGFWERNGFHLHADPFAEQRFSAQALDIAADAWLEKEFD is encoded by the coding sequence ATGCACAACAAAGCCATGCGCTTGCGCAACAGCCGCGCACCCAAGGCTGACCCGGCGCTTGGTCAACGCTTGCCGCCGGGGCAGGTGTTGACGGAGCGCTTCCCGATTCTCCACGAAGGCACGGTGCCGGAGTATGAATTGGCAACCTGGTCACTGCGCCTGTTCGGCAAGGTCGGACGTGTCGTCGAGTTGAGTTTTGCTGACCTGCAAAGGTTGCCGCAGCGCGAGCTGCAATGTGACATTCATTGCGTGACACGCTGGTCGAAGTTCGACACGCAATGGAGCGGGGTGCATCTGCAGGATCTGCTGAGCGAGTTCGGGATCCAGCCCGCTTCACGTTTTGTCATGGCCCACGCCGATCACGATTACCAGACCAACCTGTTGCTGGACGACCTGCTGCACCCGGACAGCCTGCTCGCCACCCACTACGCCGGCCAACCCTTGACCGCCCAGCACGGCTGGCCGCTGCGACTGGTGGTCGCCGGGCGCTACTTCTGGAAAAGTGCCAAATGGCTGCGCGGTCTGGAGTTTGTCGACGAAGAACAACCCGGGTTTTGGGAGCGCAACGGCTTTCACCTGCACGCTGATCCGTTTGCGGAACAACGCTTCAGTGCGCAGGCCCTGGACATCGCCGCGGATGCCTGGCTGGAAAAGGAATTCGACTGA
- a CDS encoding substrate-binding domain-containing protein: MHGSIKQFARHCLAGAVLSALALSAQAKALPGAPAPFDKGQVQIALVGYLFSGDFPEAYLRGVEKQTEALGANLRVFDARQQAASQGEMIDQAIDLGVDGIIVQLGLAETLKGPIDRAIAKGIKVVAFDVDLNSPQVTQVEQDHHALARLALDQAVKDNGTRFDAGYVYISGFTPMERRDEIWSQVKKANPGIIEKARFGTLNPPIANSVADQASAVLRANPDISVIFAPFDEFAKGAKIAVDEAGLGRKVKIYSADISTADIQIMKEPDSAWAATAAVNPQVAGAISVRSLAMLIAGENPGHQVLVPPTLITRQQLLDLDVKNVRDLAQKLPAFGDTANVARAEWIPVAN, from the coding sequence ATGCACGGTTCAATCAAGCAGTTCGCACGCCATTGCCTCGCCGGCGCGGTGCTCTCGGCATTGGCGTTGAGCGCTCAGGCCAAGGCATTGCCGGGTGCTCCGGCGCCGTTCGACAAGGGTCAGGTGCAGATCGCGCTGGTCGGTTATCTGTTTTCCGGGGACTTTCCCGAGGCCTATCTGCGCGGCGTGGAAAAACAGACCGAGGCGCTCGGGGCCAATCTACGAGTGTTCGATGCGCGGCAGCAGGCGGCGAGTCAGGGCGAGATGATCGATCAGGCGATCGACCTCGGCGTGGACGGGATCATCGTGCAACTGGGCCTGGCGGAAACCCTCAAGGGACCGATTGACCGGGCGATCGCCAAAGGCATCAAGGTGGTGGCGTTCGACGTCGATCTGAACAGCCCGCAAGTGACCCAGGTCGAGCAGGATCACCATGCACTGGCGCGACTGGCGCTGGATCAGGCGGTGAAGGACAACGGCACGCGGTTCGATGCCGGTTACGTGTACATCAGCGGCTTTACGCCGATGGAGCGCCGCGACGAGATCTGGAGTCAGGTTAAAAAAGCCAATCCGGGCATCATCGAGAAGGCGCGTTTCGGCACGCTCAACCCGCCGATTGCCAACTCGGTCGCGGATCAGGCCAGCGCGGTGTTGCGGGCCAATCCGGATATCAGCGTGATCTTCGCGCCATTCGACGAGTTCGCCAAAGGCGCGAAAATCGCTGTCGACGAGGCCGGGCTGGGGCGCAAGGTGAAGATCTACAGCGCCGACATTTCCACCGCCGACATTCAGATCATGAAAGAACCGGACAGCGCCTGGGCGGCGACCGCAGCGGTCAATCCGCAAGTGGCGGGGGCGATCAGCGTGCGCAGTCTGGCGATGTTGATTGCGGGCGAAAATCCTGGGCATCAAGTGCTGGTTCCACCGACCCTGATCACCCGTCAGCAGTTGCTCGATCTGGACGTGAAAAACGTCCGCGACCTAGCGCAGAAACTCCCGGCGTTCGGCGATACCGCCAATGTGGCGCGGGCCGAGTGGATTCCTGTGGCGAACTGA
- a CDS encoding MetQ/NlpA family ABC transporter substrate-binding protein, which produces MLKKAGLTLAVLGALVTSFGAQALEPLRVAADPVPHAQILAYIQTIDPQLKLKVIEIPNGVNSNELLVHGDVDANYFQHLPYLKSQEQALGQKLAVAATVHIEPLGIYSRRHKSFADVPEKGTVAVPNNVTNLSRALYLLQDNGLIKLKPGFNDPAADQATPKDIAENPKQLKILEIESPQLPRALDDVDLAVINGNYALEAGLVPAKDALGLEKAEHNPYANILVTTPKLQNDPRIAQLAKDLTSPQVAKYITDNFKGSVIPVVDAKP; this is translated from the coding sequence ATGTTGAAGAAAGCAGGTTTGACCCTGGCCGTGCTCGGCGCGCTGGTGACTTCGTTCGGCGCTCAGGCACTCGAGCCGTTGCGGGTGGCTGCCGACCCGGTGCCGCACGCGCAGATTCTCGCGTACATCCAGACAATCGATCCGCAACTCAAGCTCAAGGTCATCGAGATTCCCAACGGCGTGAACTCCAACGAACTGCTGGTGCATGGCGATGTCGATGCCAATTACTTCCAGCATCTGCCGTATCTGAAATCCCAGGAGCAAGCGCTGGGGCAGAAACTCGCGGTGGCCGCCACGGTGCATATCGAGCCGCTGGGCATCTATTCGCGCCGGCACAAAAGCTTCGCCGACGTGCCGGAAAAAGGCACCGTGGCGGTTCCCAACAACGTCACCAACCTGAGCCGTGCGCTGTACCTGTTACAGGACAACGGGTTGATCAAACTCAAGCCCGGTTTCAACGATCCGGCGGCCGATCAGGCCACGCCCAAGGACATCGCCGAGAACCCGAAACAGCTGAAGATCCTCGAAATCGAATCGCCCCAACTTCCCCGGGCGCTGGACGACGTCGATCTGGCGGTGATCAACGGCAACTACGCACTGGAAGCCGGACTGGTGCCGGCCAAGGACGCGCTGGGTCTGGAGAAGGCCGAGCACAATCCGTACGCCAACATTCTGGTGACCACGCCGAAACTGCAGAACGATCCGCGCATCGCGCAACTGGCCAAGGACCTGACCTCGCCGCAAGTGGCGAAATACATCACCGATAACTTCAAGGGTTCGGTGATCCCCGTGGTGGATGCCAAACCATGA
- a CDS encoding methionine ABC transporter permease has product MDWNEILQLVFNATGETLYMILLAGLFTLLIGLPLGVLLFVSRRDGLWPLPRLNAALGSLVNLGRSLPFVVMLIALIPLTRLLVGTTLGSTAAVVPITIGAFPFFARIVENALDEVDKGRIEAILAMGGDIRHVIFKVLLPEALPALLAGITLTLVMLIGFSSMAGVIGGGGLGDLAIRYGYQRFNNEVMVATVVVLVILVQGVQSLGDRLVRSLAHRR; this is encoded by the coding sequence ATCGACTGGAATGAAATCCTGCAACTGGTGTTCAACGCCACCGGCGAAACCCTGTACATGATCTTGCTCGCCGGGCTGTTCACGTTGCTGATCGGTTTGCCGCTCGGGGTGTTGCTGTTTGTCAGTCGGCGCGACGGACTGTGGCCGCTGCCACGCCTCAATGCCGCGCTGGGTTCGCTGGTCAATCTTGGGCGCTCGCTGCCCTTTGTGGTGATGTTGATTGCCCTGATTCCGCTGACGCGTCTGCTGGTCGGCACCACCCTCGGCAGCACCGCGGCGGTGGTGCCGATCACCATTGGCGCGTTTCCGTTTTTTGCGCGAATCGTTGAGAACGCGCTGGACGAAGTCGACAAGGGCCGGATCGAAGCGATCCTCGCCATGGGCGGCGACATCCGCCATGTGATTTTCAAAGTGCTGTTGCCCGAAGCGCTGCCCGCGTTGCTGGCGGGGATCACTCTGACGCTGGTGATGCTGATCGGTTTTTCTTCCATGGCCGGGGTGATTGGCGGTGGCGGCCTCGGTGATCTGGCGATCCGTTACGGCTATCAGCGTTTCAACAATGAAGTGATGGTCGCCACTGTGGTGGTGCTGGTCATTCTGGTGCAGGGCGTGCAGAGCCTGGGCGACCGGCTGGTACGTTCGCTGGCCCATCGACGTTAA
- a CDS encoding ABC transporter permease encodes MPDSSSLLSSATAPAERLLHALIRYGLLWLLALIVVFFSVAEPAFLRVGNLFSILQSVSIVALLALGVTLTMAVGGLDLSIGAVAAMSLMIASYVMVVLGWGAVPAVLISLAGGALVGLLNGWLIVKLRVPDILATLGSMFLVIGVQLIPTGGRSIAVGMTLPSGVETEGSFSTAFLALGRGRLWDVVPVPVLITALVALAVWLFLERTRVGRLFYAIGGNEQAARLAGAPVLRFKLLAYVLSALLASLGGLLLAARLGRGDVSSGNGLVLDALGAALIGFAVLGAKKPNAFGTLVGALLVASLLNGLTMLNAPYYAQDFVKGLVLVLALMFTFGLAHRAR; translated from the coding sequence GTGCCTGATTCGAGTTCATTGTTGTCGTCCGCTACGGCACCCGCCGAGCGCCTGTTGCACGCGCTGATCCGCTACGGCCTGTTGTGGCTGCTGGCGCTGATCGTGGTGTTTTTCAGCGTTGCGGAACCGGCGTTTTTGCGCGTCGGCAATCTGTTCAGCATCTTGCAATCGGTGTCGATCGTCGCGCTGCTGGCCCTCGGTGTGACGCTGACCATGGCCGTCGGCGGACTTGATCTGTCGATCGGTGCGGTGGCAGCGATGAGCCTGATGATCGCCAGTTACGTGATGGTGGTGCTCGGCTGGGGCGCGGTGCCGGCGGTGCTGATCAGTCTGGCCGGTGGCGCACTGGTCGGGCTGCTGAATGGCTGGCTGATCGTCAAGCTGCGGGTGCCGGATATTCTCGCGACGCTGGGCAGCATGTTTCTGGTGATCGGCGTGCAACTGATTCCCACCGGTGGGCGCTCGATTGCGGTGGGCATGACCTTGCCCAGTGGCGTGGAAACCGAGGGCTCGTTCAGTACGGCGTTTCTCGCCCTCGGCCGCGGTCGCTTGTGGGACGTGGTGCCGGTGCCGGTATTGATCACTGCGTTGGTGGCGCTGGCGGTGTGGCTGTTTCTCGAGCGTACGCGCGTCGGCCGATTGTTTTATGCGATTGGCGGTAACGAGCAGGCGGCACGATTGGCAGGCGCGCCGGTGCTGCGCTTCAAGCTGCTCGCGTATGTGCTCTCGGCATTGCTTGCCTCGCTTGGCGGATTGCTGTTGGCGGCGCGCCTGGGTCGGGGTGATGTCAGCTCCGGCAATGGTCTGGTGCTGGACGCCCTCGGCGCGGCGCTGATCGGTTTTGCCGTGCTCGGCGCGAAGAAGCCCAATGCCTTCGGCACGTTGGTCGGCGCACTGCTGGTGGCGTCGCTGCTCAATGGCCTGACCATGCTCAACGCGCCGTATTACGCGCAGGATTTCGTCAAGGGACTGGTGCTGGTGCTGGCCCTGATGTTCACCTTCGGCCTCGCGCATCGGGCGCGCTGA
- the ycaC gene encoding isochorismate family cysteine hydrolase YcaC — protein MSTATYNRLNKDDAVVLLVDHQTGLISLVQDFSPNEFKNNVLALADLAKFFNLPTILTTSFEQGPNGPLVPELKEMFPDAPYIARPGQINAWDNEDFVKAIKATGRKQIIIAGVVTDVCVAFPTLSALAEGFDVFVVTDASGTFNTTVQQAAWSRMTQAGAQMMNWFSVACELHRDWRNDIEGLGNLLSQRIPNYRNLMNSYSALTAQQK, from the coding sequence ATGAGCACTGCAACCTACAACCGCCTCAACAAAGACGACGCCGTAGTCCTGCTGGTCGACCACCAGACCGGTCTGATTTCTCTGGTTCAGGACTTCTCGCCCAACGAGTTCAAGAACAATGTCCTGGCGCTGGCCGACCTGGCGAAATTCTTCAACCTGCCGACCATCCTCACCACCAGTTTCGAACAAGGCCCCAACGGCCCGCTGGTTCCGGAACTGAAAGAAATGTTCCCCGACGCGCCGTACATTGCCCGCCCGGGCCAGATCAACGCCTGGGACAACGAAGACTTCGTCAAGGCGATCAAGGCCACCGGCCGCAAGCAGATCATCATCGCCGGTGTCGTGACCGACGTCTGCGTCGCTTTCCCGACCCTGTCGGCACTGGCCGAAGGCTTCGATGTGTTCGTCGTCACCGACGCCTCCGGCACCTTCAACACCACCGTCCAGCAAGCCGCCTGGAGCCGCATGACCCAGGCCGGCGCACAAATGATGAACTGGTTCTCGGTCGCCTGTGAGCTGCACCGCGACTGGCGCAACGATATCGAAGGGCTGGGCAATCTGTTGTCGCAGCGGATTCCGAACTACCGGAACCTGATGAACAGTTACTCGGCATTGACCGCGCAGCAGAAGTGA
- a CDS encoding isopenicillin N synthase family oxygenase — protein sequence MPHTLDITTLPTLDLSLFEGTAQQRYAFLENLRHAARDVGFFYLTGHGIDSQLLKQVQDHARQFFGLSEQEKAAVGMINSPHFRGYNRAASEITRGQPDWREQFDLGAEREALPLDADSPLWARLQGPNQWPAALPELKPLLLEWQQAMTRMALRLLRAFAQALSLRADAFDQLYGDKPNEHIKLMRYPGQAANASQQGVGAHKDSGFLSFLLQDQQAGLQVEVEEGHWIDALPRDNTLVVNIGELLELATNGYLRATVHRVVSPPAGSERLSIAFFLGAQLDAVVPLYPLPTVLLREARGPASDPLNPLFRDVGWNYLKGRLRSHPDVARRFYADALMPAAPARKTANA from the coding sequence ATGCCGCATACCCTCGATATCACTACGCTGCCGACGCTGGATCTTTCGTTGTTCGAAGGCACCGCGCAACAGCGTTATGCATTTCTTGAAAACCTGCGTCACGCCGCGCGTGACGTCGGCTTTTTCTATCTCACCGGCCATGGCATCGACAGCCAACTGCTCAAGCAGGTGCAAGATCACGCCCGGCAGTTTTTCGGCTTGTCCGAGCAGGAAAAGGCCGCCGTCGGCATGATCAATTCGCCGCACTTTCGCGGGTACAACCGTGCCGCTTCCGAGATCACCCGTGGTCAACCCGACTGGCGTGAACAGTTCGATCTCGGCGCCGAGCGTGAAGCGTTGCCGCTGGACGCGGACAGCCCGTTGTGGGCGCGCTTGCAGGGGCCCAACCAATGGCCGGCGGCGCTGCCAGAACTAAAACCGCTACTGCTCGAATGGCAACAGGCGATGACGCGTATGGCGTTGCGTCTGCTGCGTGCCTTTGCCCAGGCGCTGTCGCTGCGGGCGGACGCGTTCGATCAGTTGTACGGCGACAAGCCCAACGAACACATCAAGTTGATGCGCTATCCAGGCCAGGCCGCCAACGCGAGCCAGCAAGGCGTCGGCGCGCACAAGGATTCGGGGTTCCTGAGCTTTCTGCTGCAAGACCAGCAGGCCGGTCTGCAAGTGGAGGTCGAGGAAGGGCACTGGATCGATGCGCTGCCCCGCGACAACACGCTGGTGGTGAACATCGGCGAACTGCTGGAGCTGGCCACCAACGGTTATCTGCGCGCCACAGTGCATCGGGTGGTGTCGCCGCCCGCAGGCAGCGAACGCTTGTCCATCGCCTTCTTCCTCGGCGCGCAACTCGATGCCGTGGTGCCGCTGTATCCGTTGCCCACCGTGCTGTTGCGTGAAGCGCGTGGCCCGGCGAGTGATCCGCTCAATCCGTTATTTCGCGATGTCGGCTGGAACTACCTCAAGGGTCGGTTGCGTTCGCACCCCGACGTCGCCCGGCGCTTCTATGCCGATGCGCTGATGCCCGCCGCACCGGCTCGCAAGACCGCCAACGCCTGA
- a CDS encoding helix-turn-helix transcriptional regulator: MNSHLFPHIGKVIASTGSRHFPRMLHDLIQTQLAVDATHIRQMRVEPVGRPAHRHPPETGKDSAQQAETVFCEQIAARSSEPMDPPATASADASQLHLTRRKDGYRYVISVYRNDQSQRFSAQEQSLLQDISPVLLPMVEKHIHALQPQQTNTEDPLPSADGAQQGLENLRLRFNERLQQLGLSLSSRETEVCIGLLAGRTAPELAEQLQLKVNTVESYLKRAAIKLGISGRHSLMRWMYSPEHTATLPGSPHAA, from the coding sequence ATGAACTCACACCTGTTTCCCCACATCGGTAAAGTCATCGCCAGCACCGGCAGCCGGCACTTTCCGCGGATGCTGCATGACCTGATCCAGACTCAACTGGCGGTGGACGCCACACACATTCGCCAGATGCGCGTCGAGCCGGTGGGCCGCCCCGCCCATCGCCACCCGCCGGAAACCGGCAAAGACTCGGCCCAGCAGGCTGAAACGGTATTCTGCGAACAGATTGCCGCACGCTCGAGCGAGCCAATGGACCCGCCAGCCACGGCCAGCGCCGACGCCTCACAATTGCACCTGACCCGGCGCAAGGACGGCTACCGCTACGTGATTTCGGTGTATCGCAACGACCAGTCGCAACGGTTCTCGGCTCAGGAGCAGAGTTTGTTGCAGGACATATCTCCGGTGCTGTTGCCGATGGTGGAAAAACACATTCACGCCCTGCAACCCCAGCAGACCAACACCGAAGACCCGTTGCCCAGCGCTGATGGCGCGCAACAGGGCCTGGAAAACCTGCGGCTGCGTTTCAACGAGCGTTTACAGCAACTGGGCCTGAGCCTGTCCAGTCGCGAAACCGAAGTGTGCATCGGCCTGCTCGCCGGGCGTACCGCGCCGGAGCTGGCCGAGCAGTTGCAGTTGAAGGTCAACACGGTGGAAAGCTATCTCAAGCGCGCGGCGATCAAACTGGGGATCAGCGGCCGGCATTCACTGATGCGCTGGATGTATTCGCCTGAACATACCGCCACCCTGCCCGGCTCACCCCACGCCGCTTGA